In a genomic window of Mustela nigripes isolate SB6536 chromosome 8, MUSNIG.SB6536, whole genome shotgun sequence:
- the ENOSF1 gene encoding mitochondrial enolase superfamily member 1 isoform X1: MVRGRISRLSVRDVRFPTSLEGHGSDAMHTDPDYSAAYVILETDAEDGLKGYGLTFTLGKGTEVVVCAVNALAHHVLNTDLRDIIGDFRGFYRQLTSDGQLRWIGPEKGVVHLATAAVLNAIWDLWAKQEGKPLWKLLVDMDPRTLLSCIDFRYITDVLTEEEAYEILQKGQVGKKEREGQMLMQGYPAYTTSCAWLGYSDDKLRQLCTEALKDGWTRFKVKVGADLQDDIRRCRLIRNMIGPEKTLMMDANQRWDVPEAVEWMAKLAEFKPLWIEEPTSPDDILGHATIAKALVPLGVGVATGEQCHNRVIFKQLLQAKALQFLQIDSCRLGSVNENLSVLLMAKKFEIPVCPHAGGVGLCELVQHLIIFDFISVSASLKNRMCEYVDHLHEHFRYPVVIKKASYMLPQDAGYSTEMKEESVKKHQYPDGEVWKKLLAAKGN; this comes from the exons CACACAGACCCTGACTACTCGGCTGCCTATGTCATCTTAGAGACGGATGCGGAAGACGGGCTCAAGGGGTATGGGCTTACCTTCACTCTGGGAAAAGGCACGGAAGTTG TGGTCTGTGCTGTGAATGCCCTCGCTCACCATGTGCTTAACACGGACCTCAGGGACATCATCGGTGACTTCAGAGGTTTCTACAGGCAGCTCACAAGTGACGGGCAGCTCAGATGG ATCGGTCCTGAGAAAGGTGTTGTGCATCTGGCTACCGCAGCCGTTCTCAACGCCATCTGGGACCTGTGGGCCAAGCAGGAGGGAAAG cCTCTGTGGAAGTTACTTGTTGACATG gaccccaggacgcTGTTATCCTGCATTGATTTCAGGTACATCACAGACGTCCTGACTGAGGAGGAAGCCTATG aaatactgCAGAAAGGTCAAGTtggtaaaaaagagagag AAGGACAAATGCTGATGCAAGGCTACCCTGCCTACACCACGTCGTGCGCCTGGCTGGGCTACTCAGACGACAAGCTGAGGCAG CTCTGCACGGAGGCCCTGAAGGACGGCTGGACCAG GTTTAAAGTGAAAGTGGGTGCTGATCTCCAGGATGACATCCGTAGGTGCCGCCTCATCCGGAATATGATTGGACCCGAGAAGACGCTG ATGATGGATGCCAACCAGCGCTGGGATGTGCCTGAGGCAGTGGAGTGGATGGCAAAGCTGGCTGAGTTCAAGCCACTGTGGATTGAGGAGCCCACCTCCCCAGATGACATTCTGGGACACGCCACCATTGCCAAG GCGCTGGTCCCATTAGGGGTTGGCGTTGCCACCGGAGAACAG TGCCACAATAGAGTGATATTTAAGCAACTCCTTCAAGCGAAAGCCCTGCAGTTTCTCCAGATTGACAGCTGCAGGCTGGGAAGTGTCAATGAAAACCTTTCAGTGTTGCTGATGGCCAAAAAGTTTGAAA TTCCGGTTTGCCCCCATGCTGGTGGAGTTGGCCTCTGTGAATTGGTTCAGCATCTGATTATATTTGACTTCATATCCGTTTCTGCAAGCCTCAAGAACAG AATGTGTGAATATGTCGACCACCTGCATGAACATTTCAGGTATCCTGTGGTAATCAAGAAGGCTTCCTACATGCTGCCTCAG GATGCTGGTTATTcaacagaaatgaaggaagaatcTGTAAAGAAACACCAGTATCCAGATGGTGAAGTCTGGAAGAAACTCCTTGCTGCTAAAGGGAATTAA
- the ENOSF1 gene encoding mitochondrial enolase superfamily member 1 isoform X2, translating into MRKTGSRGMGLPSLWEKARKLIGPEKGVVHLATAAVLNAIWDLWAKQEGKPLWKLLVDMDPRTLLSCIDFRYITDVLTEEEAYEILQKGQVGKKEREGQMLMQGYPAYTTSCAWLGYSDDKLRQLCTEALKDGWTRFKVKVGADLQDDIRRCRLIRNMIGPEKTLMMDANQRWDVPEAVEWMAKLAEFKPLWIEEPTSPDDILGHATIAKALVPLGVGVATGEQCHNRVIFKQLLQAKALQFLQIDSCRLGSVNENLSVLLMAKKFEIPVCPHAGGVGLCELVQHLIIFDFISVSASLKNRMCEYVDHLHEHFRYPVVIKKASYMLPQDAGYSTEMKEESVKKHQYPDGEVWKKLLAAKGN; encoded by the exons ATGCGGAAGACGGGCTCAAGGGGTATGGGCTTACCTTCACTCTGGGAAAAGGCACGGAAGTTG ATCGGTCCTGAGAAAGGTGTTGTGCATCTGGCTACCGCAGCCGTTCTCAACGCCATCTGGGACCTGTGGGCCAAGCAGGAGGGAAAG cCTCTGTGGAAGTTACTTGTTGACATG gaccccaggacgcTGTTATCCTGCATTGATTTCAGGTACATCACAGACGTCCTGACTGAGGAGGAAGCCTATG aaatactgCAGAAAGGTCAAGTtggtaaaaaagagagag AAGGACAAATGCTGATGCAAGGCTACCCTGCCTACACCACGTCGTGCGCCTGGCTGGGCTACTCAGACGACAAGCTGAGGCAG CTCTGCACGGAGGCCCTGAAGGACGGCTGGACCAG GTTTAAAGTGAAAGTGGGTGCTGATCTCCAGGATGACATCCGTAGGTGCCGCCTCATCCGGAATATGATTGGACCCGAGAAGACGCTG ATGATGGATGCCAACCAGCGCTGGGATGTGCCTGAGGCAGTGGAGTGGATGGCAAAGCTGGCTGAGTTCAAGCCACTGTGGATTGAGGAGCCCACCTCCCCAGATGACATTCTGGGACACGCCACCATTGCCAAG GCGCTGGTCCCATTAGGGGTTGGCGTTGCCACCGGAGAACAG TGCCACAATAGAGTGATATTTAAGCAACTCCTTCAAGCGAAAGCCCTGCAGTTTCTCCAGATTGACAGCTGCAGGCTGGGAAGTGTCAATGAAAACCTTTCAGTGTTGCTGATGGCCAAAAAGTTTGAAA TTCCGGTTTGCCCCCATGCTGGTGGAGTTGGCCTCTGTGAATTGGTTCAGCATCTGATTATATTTGACTTCATATCCGTTTCTGCAAGCCTCAAGAACAG AATGTGTGAATATGTCGACCACCTGCATGAACATTTCAGGTATCCTGTGGTAATCAAGAAGGCTTCCTACATGCTGCCTCAG GATGCTGGTTATTcaacagaaatgaaggaagaatcTGTAAAGAAACACCAGTATCCAGATGGTGAAGTCTGGAAGAAACTCCTTGCTGCTAAAGGGAATTAA